In a single window of the Raphanus sativus cultivar WK10039 chromosome 9, ASM80110v3, whole genome shotgun sequence genome:
- the LOC130500397 gene encoding transcription factor bHLH112-like isoform X1: MAEEFQATAAICGSGGGAWWNSPRSVMSPSDNLLSSCFGQRDADSDSGGSTVSIDSTLQMMGLGFSSNSSSDWNETVLQEDLNSSFISSQDHYQGQGFLSTTSSPYLLNPACSSSSSPSSSSSSLLQTLYDPEPSPYRFLSTTSCSINDPQLSWASSKTSPHHQAAYGIINNFSNNTNSRPFWSSSSTTNLNNTPHNNFITTSQTIPTRLEERTKNQKTKGQSESLKRTKNDESPSKKQRISTPSPLPTFKVRKENLRDQITSLQQLVSPFGKTDTASVLQESIEYIKFLHDQVIVLSTPYMKQGASVQQQHQESGKNQNGNENQELRAHGLCLVPVSSTFPVANETTVDFWTPTFGGSSFRYVVDLYGLLRMFEDLRNKADSVSWNVIQTACDVNSQQKCSQLLR, translated from the exons ATGGCTGAGGAGTTTCAAGCGACGGCAGCAATTTGCGGCAGCGGAGGCGGCGCGTGGTGGAACTCGCCAAGGAGCGTTATGTCTCCTTCGGATAATTTATTGTCGTCTTGTTTCGGGCAGCGAGATGCTGATTCCGACAGCGGAGGAAGCACCGTGAGTATTGACTCAACGTTGCAAATGATGGGTCTAGGGTTTTCCTCAAACTCTTCTTCAGATTGGAACGAAACCGTTTT ACAAGAAGACTTAAACTCAAGCTTCATAAGCTCGCAAGATCACTATCAAGGCCAAGGATTCTTATCCACAACTAGTTCACCTTATCTTCTTAATCCagcttgttcttcatcttcatcaccttcttcttcttcctcgagcTTGTTACAAACCTTGTACGATCCGGAACCGAGTCCGTACAGGTTCCTTTCTACCACTAGCTGTTCAATCAACGATCCTCAGCTCTCTTGGGCTAGTAGTAAGACAAGTCCTCACCATCAAGCTGCTTATGGAATAATTAACAACTTCTCTAACAACACAAACTCTCGACCCTTTTGGAGTTCTTCATCAACCACTAACTTAAACAATACGCCGCATAACAATTTTATAACCACTTCGCAGACAATACCTACTCGTCTTGAGGAAAGAACTAAG AATCAGAAGACTAAAGGCCAGAGCGAGTCTTTAAAGAGAACAAAGAATGATGAATCCCCGTCGAAGAAACAGAGAATTAGTACGCCTTCACCACTGCCAACTTTTAAG GTGAGAAAAGAGAATCTAAGGGACCAGATTACTTCATTACAACAGCTAGTTTCACCTTTCGGAAAG ACAGATACTGCATCTGTTCTCCAAGAATCCATAGAGTACATCAAGTTTCTTCATGATCAAGTCATT GTTCTCAGCACTCCATACATGAAACAAGGTGCTTCCGTCCAACAACAACATCAG GAATCTGGTAAGAATCAAAATGGAAACGAGAATCAAGAACTAAGAGCACACGGTCTTTGTCTCGTTCCCGTATCAAGCACTTTTCCGGTGGCTAATGAAACAACCGTCGACTTTTGGACGCCAACGTTTGGGGGCAGCAGTTTCAG GTACGTCGTTGATCTGTACGGTTTGTTAAGGATGTTTGAAGATCTTAGAAACAAAGCAGATTCTGTTTCTTGGAATGTTATTCAGACGGCTTGCGACGTGAACAGTCAGCAGAAGTGTTCACAATTGTTAAGATGA
- the LOC130500398 gene encoding uncharacterized protein LOC130500398 — MLVVPDGFLSLCSLSESNQIYVSSCYGSPNFGSWKGAISTDSLAPGPSADLSDYLVLAAHRTKRPDILRAFKPYRGGWNITDNHYWASIGFTGASGLIPKRLSLSQSLLQTCSPCFFK; from the exons ATGTTGGTAGTACCTGACGGGTTTCTGTCTCTTTGTTCTCTGAGTGAGAGCAATCAAATATATGTTTCATCATGTTATG GCTCACCTAATTTTGGATCATGGAAAGGAGCAATCTCAACAGATTCGTTAGCACCAGGACCATCAGCTGATCTCTCTGACTACCTCGTCTTGGCAGCTCACAGAACCAAGAGACCTGACATTCTCAGGGCCTTTAAGCCTTACCGTGGAGGCTGGAACATCACCGACAATCACTACTGGGCT TCTATTGGGTTTACAGGAGCTTCTGGTCTCATCCCCAAGAGACTGTCTCTGTCCCAGTCTCTCCTTCAGACATGCTCACCATGtttttttaagtaa
- the LOC130500397 gene encoding transcription factor bHLH112-like isoform X2 has translation MAEEFQATAAICGSGGGAWWNSPRSVMSPSDNLLSSCFGQRDADSDSGGSTVSIDSTLQMMGLGFSSNSSSDWNETVLQEDLNSSFISSQDHYQGQGFLSTTSSPYLLNPACSSSSSPSSSSSSLLQTLYDPEPSPYRFLSTTSCSINDPQLSWASSKTSPHHQAAYGIINNFSNNTNSRPFWSSSSTTNLNNTPHNNFITTSQTIPTRLEERTKKTKGQSESLKRTKNDESPSKKQRISTPSPLPTFKVRKENLRDQITSLQQLVSPFGKTDTASVLQESIEYIKFLHDQVIVLSTPYMKQGASVQQQHQESGKNQNGNENQELRAHGLCLVPVSSTFPVANETTVDFWTPTFGGSSFRYVVDLYGLLRMFEDLRNKADSVSWNVIQTACDVNSQQKCSQLLR, from the exons ATGGCTGAGGAGTTTCAAGCGACGGCAGCAATTTGCGGCAGCGGAGGCGGCGCGTGGTGGAACTCGCCAAGGAGCGTTATGTCTCCTTCGGATAATTTATTGTCGTCTTGTTTCGGGCAGCGAGATGCTGATTCCGACAGCGGAGGAAGCACCGTGAGTATTGACTCAACGTTGCAAATGATGGGTCTAGGGTTTTCCTCAAACTCTTCTTCAGATTGGAACGAAACCGTTTT ACAAGAAGACTTAAACTCAAGCTTCATAAGCTCGCAAGATCACTATCAAGGCCAAGGATTCTTATCCACAACTAGTTCACCTTATCTTCTTAATCCagcttgttcttcatcttcatcaccttcttcttcttcctcgagcTTGTTACAAACCTTGTACGATCCGGAACCGAGTCCGTACAGGTTCCTTTCTACCACTAGCTGTTCAATCAACGATCCTCAGCTCTCTTGGGCTAGTAGTAAGACAAGTCCTCACCATCAAGCTGCTTATGGAATAATTAACAACTTCTCTAACAACACAAACTCTCGACCCTTTTGGAGTTCTTCATCAACCACTAACTTAAACAATACGCCGCATAACAATTTTATAACCACTTCGCAGACAATACCTACTCGTCTTGAGGAAAGAACTAAG AAGACTAAAGGCCAGAGCGAGTCTTTAAAGAGAACAAAGAATGATGAATCCCCGTCGAAGAAACAGAGAATTAGTACGCCTTCACCACTGCCAACTTTTAAG GTGAGAAAAGAGAATCTAAGGGACCAGATTACTTCATTACAACAGCTAGTTTCACCTTTCGGAAAG ACAGATACTGCATCTGTTCTCCAAGAATCCATAGAGTACATCAAGTTTCTTCATGATCAAGTCATT GTTCTCAGCACTCCATACATGAAACAAGGTGCTTCCGTCCAACAACAACATCAG GAATCTGGTAAGAATCAAAATGGAAACGAGAATCAAGAACTAAGAGCACACGGTCTTTGTCTCGTTCCCGTATCAAGCACTTTTCCGGTGGCTAATGAAACAACCGTCGACTTTTGGACGCCAACGTTTGGGGGCAGCAGTTTCAG GTACGTCGTTGATCTGTACGGTTTGTTAAGGATGTTTGAAGATCTTAGAAACAAAGCAGATTCTGTTTCTTGGAATGTTATTCAGACGGCTTGCGACGTGAACAGTCAGCAGAAGTGTTCACAATTGTTAAGATGA
- the LOC108837909 gene encoding probable transcription factor At1g61730, producing MSKKRNPLEDPPAASSSDDEEVESSAEEEEEEEDDDSSSEEDAPAKPPSSSAAAVTIAVPGKPTASLPAATQASDSESGSETETDSESEPEQPTKNKGSGKAILTAKPAPPPPPVALALPAKKSGAKRPSEVSSSKETTNSKRVKKDVEDKKMGEDSKKPGAFQRLWTEEDEIAVLQGMIDFKKETGKSPYEDTNVYYDYIKKSISFEVSKNQFMDKIRSLRKKYIGKEKPSFTKPHDQKSYRLCQYIWGPDGMGLESAVKSNGASKKSQKKTKKLDSVKQELSFGGASPNGKAVVGDDEEKDVESSVAAKKHDWFENSFLVKGIVGFGVDEHCVKQRWSLVPVETKKKVEEKLKLLQAKEIEYVLQKTEVLHEVTSMIAEASKNKLLDI from the coding sequence ATGTCGAAGAAGCGTAACCCTCTCGAAGATCCACCCGCCGCATCCTCAAGCGACGACGAAGAAGTCGAGTCTTCCgccgaggaagaagaagaagaagaggacgaCGACTCCTCATCCGAAGAAGACGCTCCCGCCAAACCTccttcctcctccgccgccgccgtcaCAATCGCCGTCCCAGGCAAACCCACCGCCTCCCTCCCCGCCGCCACACAAGCCTCCGATTCAGAGTCCGGATCCGAGACCGAGACCGACTCCGAATCTGAGCCCGAGCAGCCAACGAAAAACAAGGGATCTGGCAAAGCCATCCTCACCGCCAAGCccgctcctcctcctcctccggttgCCCTAGCTCTACCGGCGAAGAAATCAGGAGCGAAGCGGCCTAGCGAAGTCTCCTCTTCCAAGGAGACGACGAACTCGAAGCGAGTCAAGAAGGATGTTGAGGATAAGAAGATGGGAGAGGACTCAAAGAAGCCCGGCGCCTTTCAGAGGCTATGGACGGAGGAAGACGAGATTGCCGTGTTACAAGGTATGATCGATTTCAAGAAGGAGACGGGGAAGTCTCCTTACGAGGACACTAATGTGTACTATGATTATATCAAGAAGTCTATTAGCTTTGAGGTTAGCAAGAACCAGTTTATGGATAAGATTAGGAGCTTAAGgaaaaagtacattggtaaagaGAAACCGTCATTCACCAAACCTCATGATCAGAAGTCTTATAGGTTGTGTCAGTACATCTGGGGACCTGATGGGATGGGTCTTGAGTCGGCTGTTAAGTCGAACGGCGCGTCGAAAAAGAGCCAGAAGAAGACTAAGAAGCTCGACTCCGTGAAGCAGGAGCTTTCTTTTGGCGGCGCCTCGCCCAATGGTAAAGCGGTTGTTGGTGATGATGAGGAGAAAGATGTGGAGTCGTCTGTTGCTGCTAAGAAGCATGATTGGTTCGAGAACTCGTTTCTTGTTAAGGGGATTGTGGGGTTTGGTGTTGATGAGCATTGTGTGAAACAGAGGTGGAGTTTGGTTCCGGTGGAGACCAAGAAGAAGGTTGAAGAGAAGCTTAAGCTGTTGCAGGCCAAGGAAATCGAGTATGTGTTGCAGAAGACTGAGGTTTTGCATGAAGTGACCTCTATGATCGCTGAAGCTTCTAAGAACAAGCTGTTAGATATATAA